In Haliscomenobacter hydrossis DSM 1100, the DNA window GCCGCTCCTTATACCAGTGAGTCGCAATTCCGCAATGTGCGGATTTACGAAAGTACGCCTTGTCCTACATTCCAACAACCCGAGACCCAAGGTGCAGGTTTCGGCGCTAATTTTCTGGAAAACAAACCAGCCGTAGTCATTTATCCCAATCCGACAAACACCAACACCAAAGCCCAGGTGAACCTCAGTGCATGGCCCGCAGGTCAACACGATTTGGAAGTGTTTGACTTATACGGGAAACTGATCCGTACCCAACGTTTGAATGTAGCCACGTATGGTGAACATTCGTTCGATTTGGACACTACTGGCTTGCCAGCAGGGACTTACTTGTACAAAGTGGGTGACGAGAAGTTGAAACTATCGGGTAGAGTGGTCGTGATGAGCGGCCAATTGTAAGTTCTTCCTGATTATACTAAGAGACGGAAAAGAAGGGCTGTGGAAACTTTCCATGGCCCTTTTTTCAAATGCTCTACTTCAACAATTGTTCTACCCGCTCACTCACCCCCTCAAACCCAAACCCACTCCACACCCGCTTCCATTTCTCGCGAATTTCGGCGGTACACAAGTTGCCAAGGCTGCCTTCGTGGGTATGATTCAAGGTGCGATCGGGATTGAACGTTCCATTTTCAATATCGTGTCCGACCTGGCGGTAGGCATCCCGGAAGGGCACACCTTCCAGTGCAAGTTGATTGACTACTTCTACAGAATAGAGGTATTTGTATTTGTCATCGTCCAGAATATTTATTTTAGGCTTCATTTGTGGCAAAGCAAAACAAAGCATGCTCAGGCAACTTTTTGCCGTTTCGATGGCCGGAAAGATGACTTCTTTCAGCAATTGAAAATCACGGTGGTAACCACTCGGCAGGTTGCCCGTCAACAAACTCACCTGTTGGGGTAGGGCCGCTAATTGGGTACTTTTTGCCCGCAGCAATTCAAATACATCGGGGTTTTTTTTGTGGGGCATGATGCTGGAGCCGGTAGTCAATTCATCCGGAAAACTGAGGAAAGCAAAGTTTTGGTTGAGGTACAGCACCACATCCATCGAGAGTTTATTCAAGGTATGGCCCAAGCCCGACAAGGCAAAAGCCAGAAACAACTCGGTTTTGCCACGCCCCATTTGGGCATGCACCACGTTGTAATTGAGATCGGCAAAGCCCAATAACTCGGTAGTCATGCGCCGATTGAGGGGGAAGGAAGAACCATAACCCGCGGCAGAACCCAGGGGGTTTTGGTTGATGATCTGATACGCACTTTGAAATTGCCGCAAGTCGTCTACCAAAGATTCGGCATAAGCACCCAGCCAAAGTCCAAAAGAAGAGACCATCGCCACTTGCAAGTGGGTATACCCCGGCAGTAACACCTCTTTGTGTTTTTCGGAAAGGGTTTGTAAAACATCAAACAGTTCCCCAATTTGGCCAGAAAGTGCTTCAATTTCTGCCCGCAAAAACAAGCGCAAATCCACCAAGACCTGATCGTTGCGCGAACGCCCGCTGTGGATTTTTTTACCCATATCACCCAGCATCCGCGTCAGCAACATTTCTACTTGTGAATGGACGTCTTCTACCCCTTCTTCAATCACAAAATTACCGGCAATGGCATCTTTGTACAATTGACGCAAGGCCGCTGCGAGAGCCGAGTACTCCTCTTTTTCCAATAAACCAATGCTGCACAACATTTCAATGTGCGCCAAAGAGCCCATGATATCATAAGGTG includes these proteins:
- the argH gene encoding argininosuccinate lyase; the encoded protein is MKLWQKSITAWSEVETFTVGRDREMDLYLAPYDIMGSLAHIEMLCSIGLLEKEEYSALAAALRQLYKDAIAGNFVIEEGVEDVHSQVEMLLTRMLGDMGKKIHSGRSRNDQVLVDLRLFLRAEIEALSGQIGELFDVLQTLSEKHKEVLLPGYTHLQVAMVSSFGLWLGAYAESLVDDLRQFQSAYQIINQNPLGSAAGYGSSFPLNRRMTTELLGFADLNYNVVHAQMGRGKTELFLAFALSGLGHTLNKLSMDVVLYLNQNFAFLSFPDELTTGSSIMPHKKNPDVFELLRAKSTQLAALPQQVSLLTGNLPSGYHRDFQLLKEVIFPAIETAKSCLSMLCFALPQMKPKINILDDDKYKYLYSVEVVNQLALEGVPFRDAYRQVGHDIENGTFNPDRTLNHTHEGSLGNLCTAEIREKWKRVWSGFGFEGVSERVEQLLK